The Strix uralensis isolate ZFMK-TIS-50842 chromosome 23, bStrUra1, whole genome shotgun sequence genome has a segment encoding these proteins:
- the VWA1 gene encoding von Willebrand factor A domain-containing protein 1, whose amino-acid sequence MLAKTVLSLGLWLQFAAGQNAPERGPQPSISNSEGDLLFLLDSSGSVSYYEFSRVKEFMWDLVHPFTFGPKDVQTSIIHISTTPTMEFPFDRYLSSGTLQQAIRDTQQLMGDTNTGKALSYAKEKLFSDEAGARPDVPKVLVWVTDGFSTDDISEPMQLLKDMGVTVFIVSTGRGNYLELSAAASQPPEKHLHFVDVDDLPIITKELRDAILDVIQANRLHAVDITSSSFRLTWPKLLSQETGYYTLEYAPIDDLARKRTKQVSGAHTSLLLSNLAPETTYEVALIPESNVHYFPPQTTRVTTLAEEISPAQVLISESAPHSFHVSWAPTLDSVISYQILYGPLPGNSVKLLEVDGKSNSTVVENLAPNTTYLVTVTAVYKSGKEKSLSAKACTQEEGSKVRHLRFEDMGPNTLKASWDPADGKVLGYRVRCRRQTGPSSVLSVSPQIHSVLLTDLASGTTNKVCVKPMYKNQAGKGLCRMVHMQPATEAQGYKHRQRA is encoded by the exons GTCCCCAGCCGTCTATTTCCAATTCAGAGGGGGACCTCCTCTTCTTGCTGGACAGCTCTGGCAGCGTCTCCTACTATGAGTTTTCCAGGGTCAAGGAATTCATGTGGGACCTTGTACACCCTTTCACCTTTGGCCCCAAAGATGTCCAGACCAGCATCATCCACATCAGCACTACACCCACCATGGAGTTCCCGTTTGACCGGTACCTGTCCAGTGGGACTTTGCAACAAGCCATCCGGGACACTCAACAGCTCATGGGCGACACGAACACAGGCAAAGCGCTCTCCTATGCCAAGGAGAAGCTCTTCAGTGATGAAGCTGGTGCCCGGCCAGATGTGCCCAAGGTACTGGTTTGGGTGACGGATGGTTTCTCCACTGATGACATCTCTGAACCCATGCAGCTCCTGAAGGACATGGGAGTAACAGTCTTCATTGTCAGCACTGGACGGGGGAATTACCTGGaactctctgctgctgccagccagcctccTGAGAAGCACCTGCACTTTGTGGATGTTGATGACCTACCCATCATCACAAAGGAACTTCGAGATGCTATCCTAG ATGTCATCCAAGCAAATCGGCTCCATGCAGTAGATATCACCTCAAGCAGCTTCCGTCTGACGTGGCCCAAACTCCTCTCCCAAGAAACCGGCTACTACACCCTAGAGTATGCCCCGATAGATGATCTAGCAAGGAAGAGGACAAAGCAAGTGTCTGGGGCTCACACTAGCCTCCTGCTAAGCAACCTTGCACCAGAAACTACTTACGAGGTGGCACTCATTCCTGAATCCAACGTCCACTACTTCCCTCCCCAGACAACAAGGGTTACCACACTGGCAG AGGAAATAAGCCCAGCTCAGGTTCTCATCTCAGAGTCTGCACCACACAGCTTCCATGTTAGTTGGGCTCCGACACTGGACAGTGTGATCAGCTACCAGATCCTGTATGGACCGCTCCCCGGGAACTCCGTGAAGCTGCTGGAGGTGGATGGCAAGAGCAATAGCACTGTGGTGGAGAATCTGGCACCCAATACAACCTACCTAGTGACAGTGACTGCAGTCTACAAATCGGGAAAGGAGAAATCCCTGTCAGCTAAAGCATGCACTCAGGAAG AGGGCTCCAAAGTGAGGCACCTTCGCTTTGAAGACATGGGCCCCAACACCCTGAAAGCCTCTTGGGACCCTGCCGATGGGAAAGTCCTCGGTTACAGAGTCAGATGCCGGCGGCAAACTGGCCCTTCGTCTGTGCTCAGCGTTTCGCCGCAGATCCACAGCGTGCTGCTCACAGACCTGGCTTCAGGCACCACCAACAAAGTGTGTGTGAAGCCCATGTACAAGAACCAGGCAGGCAAAGGGCTGTGCCGCATGGTGCACATGCAGCCAG CTACAGAGGCCCAAGGATATAAGCACAGACAGAGAGCGTGA